In Pseudodesulfovibrio sp. JC047, a genomic segment contains:
- a CDS encoding acylphosphatase, protein MTHQLHAIIHGKVHGVWFRAWTRDVAKENAIVGWVRNRPDGTVEVLAHGRKTALEDFENRLREGPPLARVSRMDLSWSETDTELAAFVICH, encoded by the coding sequence GTGACCCACCAACTCCACGCCATCATCCATGGAAAGGTCCATGGAGTCTGGTTTCGGGCGTGGACTCGAGATGTCGCGAAAGAAAACGCGATCGTGGGATGGGTTCGCAACCGCCCGGACGGGACCGTCGAAGTCCTGGCACACGGGAGAAAAACCGCCCTTGAAGACTTTGAAAATCGCCTTCGGGAAGGACCACCATTGGCACGGGTCTCGCGCATGGATCTTTCCTGGTCCGAAACGGATACCGAACTCGCGGCTTTCGTCATTTGTCACTAA
- the thrB gene encoding homoserine kinase, translating into MAFTPLERDPIPLPCITLVGMASAGKSTLGSLLAKRLGWGQLDTDRYLESYYAMPLQVLLDTHGLDEFLHIEEQLVSELNLTRTVISTGGSVIYGPKAMAQLKKLGPVVLLDIDEATFVKRVGDAENRGLAISPGTTMRDLYHEREPLYRAAADIVVSTVENTPEESVALILEHVDFA; encoded by the coding sequence ATGGCATTCACTCCCTTGGAGCGAGACCCGATTCCGTTGCCGTGCATCACGCTGGTGGGCATGGCCTCTGCCGGGAAGTCTACGCTCGGCTCGTTGTTGGCCAAGCGTCTTGGTTGGGGACAGCTCGACACGGATCGGTATCTTGAATCATATTATGCCATGCCGTTGCAGGTGCTTCTTGATACCCACGGTCTGGATGAATTCCTGCATATTGAAGAACAGCTTGTTTCTGAATTGAATTTGACCCGCACGGTCATTTCAACGGGTGGAAGTGTCATCTATGGTCCCAAGGCCATGGCGCAGCTCAAGAAGCTTGGTCCAGTGGTTTTGCTCGACATTGACGAAGCCACTTTTGTCAAGCGCGTGGGCGATGCTGAAAATCGGGGACTTGCCATCAGTCCGGGCACGACCATGCGCGACCTGTATCATGAACGGGAGCCTTTGTATCGAGCCGCCGCTGACATTGTGGTCAGCACCGTTGAGAATACTCCGGAAGAAAGTGTGGCTCTCATTCTCGAACACGTGGATTTTGCATGA
- a CDS encoding DNA polymerase III subunit delta yields MTRPKYLFLICPDPQLIKAQIEERLQASGQTNWETKTFWGDDEDPLPNTFWTDLTIKSLFPQPKVLVVRRAHTLKAEHWDKLDASVKGLGTDIFPVFCLEGLWKGKKPPVPVALSRRGLFKKAKKEQWLWESKGLDQRSLTNFVKAWAAREGLTFEPGAGQALAFALPMDAVAARLELDKIELATGDERVVRKEYVDLVAQTGEMPFFDFMDALSQPGAEVAIWKRVLDDHSKSAKDQMLFNLIGFLASQARMYWMLANGENPKGNPYMLKKKAPVARQLGNRGVARMIDLALEAELSLKTGERKYEEALDILMAGLIDVFQPKRPARRNR; encoded by the coding sequence ATGACCCGTCCCAAATACCTATTCCTGATCTGCCCTGACCCGCAGCTCATCAAGGCCCAAATCGAAGAACGCCTCCAGGCTTCCGGCCAAACCAACTGGGAGACAAAAACGTTTTGGGGTGACGACGAAGACCCACTGCCCAATACATTCTGGACAGATTTGACCATCAAATCACTGTTCCCCCAGCCCAAAGTCCTCGTTGTCCGGCGCGCACATACACTCAAAGCCGAACATTGGGACAAACTCGACGCAAGCGTCAAAGGACTTGGCACAGACATTTTTCCAGTCTTTTGCCTTGAAGGGTTGTGGAAAGGGAAAAAGCCGCCAGTCCCCGTGGCATTGTCTCGCCGAGGGCTTTTCAAAAAAGCGAAAAAAGAGCAATGGCTCTGGGAATCAAAAGGACTGGATCAACGGTCACTGACCAACTTTGTCAAGGCGTGGGCCGCCCGTGAAGGGTTGACCTTTGAACCAGGCGCGGGACAAGCACTGGCCTTTGCCCTGCCCATGGATGCCGTGGCCGCACGATTGGAACTCGATAAAATAGAACTTGCGACGGGTGACGAACGAGTCGTTCGCAAGGAATATGTCGATCTCGTGGCCCAAACCGGCGAAATGCCTTTTTTCGATTTCATGGACGCTTTGAGCCAACCCGGTGCCGAAGTGGCGATCTGGAAGCGCGTACTGGACGACCATTCCAAATCAGCCAAGGACCAGATGCTGTTCAACCTCATCGGATTTCTGGCCAGCCAGGCCCGAATGTACTGGATGCTCGCCAACGGAGAAAATCCCAAAGGCAACCCATACATGCTCAAAAAAAAGGCACCGGTCGCGCGGCAACTCGGCAATCGCGGCGTAGCCCGCATGATTGATCTGGCATTGGAAGCCGAACTCTCTCTCAAAACAGGCGAACGCAAATACGAAGAAGCACTGGACATCCTTATGGCCGGACTCATTGATGTATTTCAACCCAAAAGACCCGCCCGCCGAAACCGATGA
- the cobT gene encoding nicotinate-nucleotide--dimethylbenzimidazole phosphoribosyltransferase has protein sequence MKTTFEAALAAIKPLDVALIEKGQAHLDNLTKPLGSFGRLEDLAIQLFRIQEGQKPVVDPMRIYTVAGDHGVNAEGVSVYPQDVTRQMVLNFLNDGAGINVMSQTVGAQLFVVDAGCCGGTYEDHPKLIQAKVAPGTANLAQGPAMTHEQCLQALELGISLADRAHDEGVKALGTGEMGVSNTTSSTALYCAYLGLDPESMTGPGTGLGSDQIASKVNVIRKGLTVNADVVDSGDAFAILAALGGLEIATLAGLVIGGAKNRQLVCVDGFISTAAYLAAWKLCPTVKEYCLLSHASAEPGHATAVKAMGLKPYLDLGFRLGEGTGAACAMFLVRCAANIYNDMATFADAGVDEADD, from the coding sequence ATGAAGACGACTTTTGAAGCGGCTTTGGCCGCAATCAAACCGCTTGATGTGGCTCTTATTGAGAAGGGGCAGGCTCATCTGGATAATTTGACAAAGCCCTTGGGTAGCTTTGGTCGTTTGGAAGATTTGGCAATCCAACTCTTTCGGATTCAGGAAGGTCAAAAGCCTGTAGTTGACCCCATGCGGATTTATACCGTGGCCGGAGATCATGGTGTCAATGCCGAAGGGGTGAGTGTGTATCCTCAGGATGTCACGCGGCAAATGGTCTTGAATTTCCTCAATGACGGTGCCGGAATCAACGTCATGTCTCAGACGGTCGGGGCGCAACTTTTTGTGGTGGACGCCGGATGTTGCGGTGGTACCTATGAGGACCATCCCAAGCTCATTCAGGCCAAGGTCGCACCGGGAACCGCCAATTTGGCGCAGGGCCCGGCCATGACGCATGAACAGTGCCTTCAGGCTCTTGAGCTTGGTATTTCTCTGGCTGACCGTGCGCACGATGAAGGGGTGAAAGCCCTTGGAACCGGTGAAATGGGCGTTTCCAATACCACGTCGTCAACGGCCTTGTATTGTGCCTATTTGGGCCTTGATCCCGAATCCATGACCGGACCCGGAACCGGACTTGGTTCTGATCAGATAGCTTCCAAAGTCAATGTCATTCGGAAGGGGTTGACCGTTAATGCCGACGTGGTCGATTCTGGTGACGCCTTTGCGATTCTCGCTGCACTCGGTGGGTTGGAAATTGCGACATTGGCCGGTCTCGTTATTGGCGGGGCCAAGAATCGGCAGCTGGTGTGTGTGGATGGTTTCATTTCTACCGCAGCATATCTCGCGGCCTGGAAGCTGTGCCCCACAGTCAAGGAATATTGTCTGTTGAGTCACGCCTCTGCCGAGCCCGGGCACGCGACTGCGGTCAAGGCCATGGGACTCAAGCCCTATCTTGATCTCGGATTCCGTCTTGGTGAAGGGACTGGCGCGGCCTGTGCCATGTTCCTGGTTCGGTGCGCGGCCAATATTTACAACGACATGGCGACATTTGCGGACGCGGGTGTGGATGAAGCTGACGATTAA
- a CDS encoding IscA/HesB family protein, protein MITVTESAQQELTTYFADRDVQPIRVHLSDGGCSGMKLSLALDEVRDGDASVEHGGFTFLINEELAEASGKVSIDMTDYGFTIESEKQVGTSGGGGCSGCSCGC, encoded by the coding sequence ATGATTACAGTCACAGAATCTGCACAGCAGGAATTGACCACATATTTTGCCGACCGCGACGTTCAACCCATCCGGGTTCATCTGTCTGATGGCGGGTGTTCCGGCATGAAATTGTCTTTGGCTTTGGACGAAGTCCGCGATGGCGACGCCTCTGTCGAGCACGGTGGCTTCACCTTTCTCATCAACGAGGAATTGGCCGAGGCATCAGGCAAAGTTTCCATTGATATGACCGACTACGGGTTCACCATTGAATCCGAAAAACAGGTCGGTACGAGTGGTGGAGGCGGCTGCTCCGGCTGCTCATGCGGCTGCTAG
- the hemC gene encoding hydroxymethylbilane synthase translates to MKNLTIATRGSELALWQADHIKDRLEAKYPDLTVNLLKIKTKGDKILDVPLAKVGGKGLFVKEIEEALLDGRAQLAVHSMKDVPTKLPDGLEVGIITERGASTDTLLSVKYQGLEGLPKGAVVGTSSLRRQSQLAALRSDLKIESLRGNLNTRIQKLLDGNFDAIVVATAGLERLGISAPKREELGPPEFLPAVAQGALGIEYRSDNAELIEMLQFLDHAPTKVQVMAERGFLTGLDGGCQVPIAAWSVLTDDSVHLTGFVADVDGSRPIRLEIEGKAADAWDLGMELADQVCKAGGKEILDEVYNRES, encoded by the coding sequence ATGAAAAATTTGACCATCGCCACCCGAGGCAGTGAACTGGCTCTCTGGCAGGCGGACCACATCAAGGACCGACTCGAAGCCAAATACCCCGACCTGACGGTGAATTTGCTGAAAATCAAGACCAAGGGTGACAAAATTCTCGATGTGCCGTTGGCAAAGGTCGGCGGCAAAGGTCTCTTCGTCAAGGAAATCGAAGAAGCCCTGCTGGACGGTCGCGCTCAATTGGCAGTCCATTCAATGAAAGACGTTCCCACCAAATTGCCGGACGGCCTTGAAGTCGGCATCATTACGGAACGCGGTGCTTCCACCGACACCCTGCTTTCTGTCAAGTATCAGGGACTTGAAGGCCTGCCCAAAGGTGCCGTGGTCGGCACTTCCAGCCTACGCCGTCAATCCCAGCTCGCCGCGCTGCGGTCCGATCTCAAGATCGAATCATTGCGAGGCAACCTCAACACCCGTATCCAGAAATTGCTGGACGGCAACTTCGACGCCATTGTGGTCGCCACAGCCGGACTGGAACGCCTCGGCATTTCCGCGCCCAAACGGGAAGAACTCGGCCCGCCCGAATTTCTGCCCGCAGTGGCACAGGGCGCGCTCGGCATTGAATACCGGTCCGACAACGCCGAACTGATCGAGATGCTTCAGTTCCTCGACCATGCCCCCACCAAGGTGCAGGTCATGGCGGAACGGGGCTTTCTGACTGGTCTCGACGGCGGATGTCAGGTTCCCATCGCCGCATGGTCAGTGCTCACAGACGACTCGGTTCACCTGACCGGTTTCGTAGCCGACGTGGACGGCTCTCGTCCCATTCGTCTTGAAATCGAAGGCAAGGCCGCTGATGCCTGGGACCTCGGCATGGAATTGGCCGACCAGGTCTGCAAAGCCGGTGGCAAAGAAATCCTCGACGAAGTATATAATCGCGAATCATAG
- the radC gene encoding DNA repair protein RadC: MTKPDTPHYLGHRQRLKAKLVDNSRSLADYEIMELVLAQVLPRRDTKPLAKELIDRFGSLKDAITARPDQLKTIKGIGPAVTVHWALLQELYARIGETQARSGQPLSDPRDVAQAAMARLGGKGVEEFWTAFLDSKNRVIAWEKIGNGTVNAAPVFPREIIAMALRLEAVSIILAHNHPGGDPTPSKEDVLLTGMIKEAARSLDITVHDHIVVTDTAYCSFYEEGYL, from the coding sequence ATGACCAAACCCGATACGCCGCATTACCTCGGCCATCGTCAGCGACTGAAGGCCAAACTCGTGGACAATAGCCGTAGCTTGGCGGATTATGAAATCATGGAACTCGTGCTGGCACAGGTCCTGCCTCGCCGGGACACCAAACCCCTGGCAAAAGAACTCATCGATCGATTCGGATCACTCAAGGACGCCATCACCGCGCGTCCCGATCAATTGAAAACCATCAAAGGCATTGGCCCAGCCGTTACCGTCCACTGGGCCTTGTTACAGGAATTATACGCCCGGATCGGCGAAACCCAGGCCCGAAGCGGGCAACCGTTGTCCGATCCCAGAGACGTGGCTCAGGCGGCCATGGCCCGACTCGGCGGCAAGGGAGTCGAAGAATTCTGGACCGCATTTCTGGACTCGAAAAATCGCGTTATCGCGTGGGAAAAGATCGGTAACGGCACAGTCAACGCGGCTCCGGTATTCCCCCGGGAAATCATTGCCATGGCACTCCGTCTGGAAGCAGTCAGCATCATCCTGGCACACAATCACCCCGGCGGAGACCCAACCCCTTCCAAGGAAGATGTGCTGCTGACAGGCATGATAAAAGAAGCCGCGCGCAGTCTGGATATCACTGTCCACGATCATATCGTGGTCACGGACACAGCCTATTGCAGTTTTTATGAAGAGGGCTATCTGTGA
- a CDS encoding zinc ribbon domain-containing protein produces MPIFEYKCSDCGHEFEELVFDRDECPPCPKCQSANTGKLMSAVRSKVNGGASAPAANPGGGDSGPSFSATSPCSGCSGGDCSNCG; encoded by the coding sequence ATGCCCATATTTGAATACAAATGCAGCGATTGTGGCCACGAATTCGAAGAACTCGTTTTTGATCGGGATGAATGTCCCCCCTGCCCCAAATGTCAATCCGCCAACACGGGCAAACTTATGAGCGCGGTCCGCTCCAAGGTCAATGGCGGAGCCTCTGCTCCGGCAGCCAATCCGGGCGGCGGCGACTCGGGTCCGAGCTTTTCCGCGACCTCCCCGTGTTCCGGTTGCTCCGGCGGGGACTGCTCCAATTGTGGCTAA
- a CDS encoding WcbI family polysaccharide biosynthesis putative acetyltransferase, whose translation MKRKLCIVHANCQGEPLIQRLMTCADFSDTFECRLFTNYIHEPIPSDLLNTCSLFLYQYLSADWGNLASHTLLSHLPDTARSLCIPNMFFTGYWPTWSSRPGFDYRCDYLDAFVDLGLPAEETMILALHSDIAAKHDLPTRLTETFMQERTREQHTPIRYTDIIEKRFREVRLFNTINHPGPLLMNHAAKGVLTELGFTPPPDATLEALGDPFPEFHLPMNPRVAETFGLSFGGPDHMYPVYGQTMNYGHWVAHYISARQANITDFIGFLLALHEA comes from the coding sequence ATGAAAAGAAAACTCTGTATTGTTCATGCCAACTGTCAGGGCGAGCCACTCATTCAACGGCTCATGACCTGCGCTGATTTTTCCGACACCTTTGAATGCAGACTTTTCACCAATTATATTCACGAACCCATTCCATCGGATCTTCTGAACACCTGTTCCCTCTTTCTCTATCAGTATCTCTCTGCCGACTGGGGGAATCTGGCCTCGCACACGCTGCTTTCACACCTACCTGACACGGCCCGGTCACTGTGCATTCCCAACATGTTTTTCACCGGCTATTGGCCCACCTGGTCAAGCAGGCCGGGATTTGATTATCGCTGCGACTATCTGGACGCGTTCGTGGACCTCGGCCTTCCGGCAGAAGAAACCATGATTCTGGCCCTGCATTCAGACATTGCGGCAAAACATGACCTCCCAACGCGGTTGACCGAGACCTTCATGCAGGAACGGACCCGAGAGCAACACACGCCCATTCGATATACCGACATCATCGAAAAACGATTCCGGGAGGTCCGATTGTTCAATACCATCAACCACCCCGGTCCACTGCTCATGAACCACGCGGCCAAAGGTGTTCTGACTGAACTGGGATTCACTCCGCCCCCGGACGCAACATTGGAAGCCCTGGGTGACCCGTTCCCGGAATTCCATCTCCCGATGAATCCCCGGGTCGCCGAAACATTCGGGTTGTCCTTTGGCGGTCCAGACCACATGTATCCCGTGTATGGCCAGACAATGAACTACGGCCACTGGGTGGCACACTACATCAGTGCCAGACAGGCAAATATCACGGATTTCATCGGCTTTTTGCTGGCGCTTCACGAAGCATAA
- the lon gene encoding endopeptidase La produces the protein MSKKNKKTPIRPTRIKRKKSDIVKDKAPANKPKKPESDTKKSGGEELPDIIEALTSQGGNAGLFGDGTGMTGPDPSEIPHTLPVLAVRDIVVFNYMILPLFVGREKSVQAVDAALSGDRYILILTQKDETVEDPTDEQLYRTGTVGMIMRMLKMPDGRLKVLVQGLARAKVTRFSSTDPYHIAELEPLPEPETEPLTAKQEALVRSSREQSEKILTLRGISAQDIMSVLNNVSEPGRLADLIASNLRMKVEDAQKILECHDPMKRLEMVNKQLLKEVEVASMQNKIQTMAKEGMDKAQRDFYLREQLKAIKRELGDEGDESEEMEELRKGITTSGMPKDVMKEAIKQLRRLESMHGESSEATVIRTYLDWMTELPWKKTSRDRLDIKKAETILNDDHYDLEKVKERILEYLSVRKLNPKMKGPILCFVGPPGVGKTSLGRSIARSLGRKFHRMSLGGMRDEAEIRGHRRTYIGAMPGRIIQAIKQCGTRNPVIMLDEIDKLGSDFRGDPSSALLEVLDPEQNFTFTDHYLNVPFDLSKVMFICTANMLDSIPSPLLDRMEVIRIPGYTEQEKTVITRRYILPRQITENGLKEKEMTISDKLIAKVVREYTREAGLRNVEREIGTLCRKMARCKAEGEKGPFKVTAKNLYTLLGPPRFLDDEKETTLPPGVAVGLAWTPYGGEILHIEVTTMPGKGRLTLTGKLGDVMKESAQAALSIARTMAEEYGIDPGFSEKMDIHVHVPAGATPKDGPSAGVTLVTALVSALTNIPICPDLAMTGEISLRGRVLPVGGVKEKILAAVSRGMKKVLIPSQNKKDLSEIPDELRKRIKIVLIEKVDEIWPQAKVC, from the coding sequence TTGAGCAAAAAGAACAAAAAGACTCCAATCCGCCCCACGCGAATCAAGCGAAAGAAATCGGATATCGTCAAAGATAAGGCTCCGGCCAACAAACCAAAAAAACCTGAATCAGACACAAAAAAATCCGGTGGTGAAGAATTACCGGATATCATCGAAGCCCTGACGAGCCAAGGCGGCAACGCAGGACTCTTCGGCGACGGAACCGGCATGACCGGCCCTGACCCGTCTGAAATTCCTCATACTCTGCCGGTTTTGGCAGTGCGGGATATCGTGGTCTTCAATTACATGATCCTGCCCCTGTTCGTGGGCCGTGAAAAATCGGTACAGGCCGTTGATGCGGCCCTGTCCGGCGATCGGTACATCCTCATCCTGACCCAAAAGGATGAAACCGTCGAAGACCCCACTGATGAACAACTCTACCGGACCGGCACCGTGGGCATGATCATGCGGATGCTCAAAATGCCCGATGGCCGACTCAAGGTCCTCGTTCAAGGTCTGGCCAGAGCCAAGGTCACCCGTTTTTCGTCCACTGACCCATACCACATCGCCGAACTGGAACCGCTGCCGGAACCGGAAACAGAACCCCTGACTGCGAAACAGGAAGCCCTTGTCCGCTCCTCCCGTGAACAATCTGAAAAGATACTGACACTCCGGGGCATCTCGGCACAGGACATCATGTCCGTGCTGAACAATGTGTCGGAACCGGGCCGACTGGCTGACCTGATCGCGTCCAATCTGCGCATGAAAGTGGAAGACGCCCAGAAAATCCTCGAATGCCACGATCCCATGAAACGCCTTGAGATGGTTAATAAACAACTGCTCAAGGAAGTTGAAGTCGCCAGTATGCAGAACAAGATCCAAACCATGGCCAAAGAGGGCATGGACAAGGCGCAACGCGATTTCTACCTGCGCGAACAACTCAAGGCCATCAAACGGGAATTGGGCGACGAAGGCGATGAATCCGAAGAAATGGAAGAACTTCGCAAGGGCATCACCACATCCGGAATGCCCAAGGATGTCATGAAAGAGGCGATCAAGCAGCTCCGACGCCTTGAGTCCATGCACGGCGAATCTTCAGAAGCCACGGTTATCCGAACCTATCTCGACTGGATGACCGAACTGCCATGGAAGAAAACCTCCCGCGACCGATTGGATATCAAAAAAGCCGAAACCATCTTGAATGATGACCACTACGATCTCGAGAAGGTCAAGGAACGCATTCTGGAATACCTGAGTGTCCGCAAACTCAATCCCAAGATGAAAGGGCCGATCCTGTGCTTTGTGGGTCCTCCCGGTGTGGGAAAGACCTCACTTGGCCGCTCCATCGCCCGGTCCCTGGGACGCAAATTCCATCGCATGTCCCTTGGCGGAATGCGTGATGAAGCGGAAATCCGCGGCCATCGCCGGACCTACATCGGGGCCATGCCCGGACGCATCATCCAGGCTATCAAGCAATGCGGCACCCGCAACCCGGTCATCATGTTGGATGAAATCGACAAACTCGGCTCGGATTTCCGGGGCGACCCGTCCTCTGCGTTGCTGGAAGTCCTTGATCCAGAACAGAACTTCACGTTCACCGACCATTACCTGAACGTCCCGTTTGATCTGTCAAAGGTCATGTTCATCTGTACGGCAAATATGCTCGACTCCATTCCCAGCCCGCTGCTGGACCGTATGGAAGTCATCCGCATTCCGGGATACACGGAACAAGAAAAGACTGTGATTACCCGCCGCTACATCCTTCCTCGTCAGATCACCGAAAATGGACTGAAGGAAAAGGAAATGACGATCAGCGACAAACTGATTGCCAAGGTGGTCCGTGAGTATACCCGCGAAGCCGGACTGCGTAATGTGGAACGCGAAATCGGAACCCTGTGTCGCAAAATGGCCCGCTGCAAGGCTGAAGGAGAAAAAGGCCCGTTCAAAGTCACGGCCAAAAACCTGTACACCCTGCTCGGACCGCCGCGTTTTCTGGACGATGAAAAGGAAACCACCCTGCCTCCGGGAGTTGCTGTGGGGCTGGCTTGGACACCATATGGCGGAGAGATCTTGCACATCGAGGTGACGACCATGCCCGGCAAAGGCCGACTCACCCTGACCGGCAAGCTTGGCGATGTCATGAAGGAATCGGCTCAGGCCGCCCTGTCCATCGCCCGCACCATGGCCGAAGAATATGGCATTGATCCCGGATTCTCGGAAAAAATGGACATCCATGTTCACGTTCCCGCAGGAGCAACGCCCAAGGACGGCCCGTCAGCCGGCGTCACGCTGGTCACCGCACTGGTGTCCGCCCTGACCAACATTCCTATATGCCCGGACCTGGCCATGACCGGTGAAATAAGTCTCCGAGGCCGAGTCCTGCCCGTGGGAGGCGTCAAGGAAAAGATTCTCGCAGCGGTATCACGCGGTATGAAAAAAGTCCTGATCCCGTCTCAAAACAAAAAGGATTTAAGCGAAATTCCTGACGAATTACGAAAACGAATCAAAATCGTTCTCATTGAAAAAGTGGACGAAATCTGGCCACAAGCCAAGGTCTGCTAA
- the pyrR gene encoding bifunctional pyr operon transcriptional regulator/uracil phosphoribosyltransferase PyrR — MKECGTILSDREMSRTLERLAFEIYERHGDDETVAILGIQRRGADLAERLKKLLDERLGRKVPLGKLDINLYRDDWTTNLELAPTINCSEIGYDVEGRTIVLVDDVLYSGRTVRAALEAILDYGRPRCVELLVLVDRGHRELPIQADYVGKRVDTLGDEHVNVLVVERDNEDKVCLVRGE, encoded by the coding sequence ATGAAAGAATGCGGGACCATCTTGTCTGATAGAGAAATGAGCCGGACGCTTGAGCGGCTGGCTTTTGAAATTTATGAACGGCATGGCGACGACGAAACCGTTGCCATTCTTGGAATTCAACGGCGTGGTGCCGATTTGGCCGAACGGTTGAAAAAATTGTTGGATGAGCGTCTGGGGCGCAAAGTACCGCTTGGCAAGCTCGATATCAATCTGTACCGCGACGACTGGACCACCAATCTGGAATTGGCCCCGACCATCAATTGTTCTGAAATCGGGTATGATGTCGAAGGTCGGACGATCGTCTTGGTGGACGACGTACTCTATTCCGGGCGGACGGTTCGGGCCGCGCTTGAAGCCATTTTGGATTATGGTCGTCCCCGGTGTGTTGAATTGCTGGTTCTGGTTGACCGGGGCCACCGCGAATTGCCCATTCAGGCGGATTATGTTGGCAAGCGGGTTGATACGTTGGGCGACGAGCACGTTAACGTGTTGGTGGTCGAGCGGGACAATGAAGATAAAGTCTGCCTGGTGCGAGGCGAATAG
- a CDS encoding IscA/HesB family protein, translating into MFEVTEAAQKQLEGYFQDKDASPIRVYLAAGGUSGPRLTLALDEPNDKDEVIEAAGLTFLVDKELQEQTGKIKIDMTYYGFVVESENPIGGGEGASCSCSSSGSCDSAGSGGCGC; encoded by the coding sequence ATGTTCGAAGTTACAGAAGCTGCTCAAAAACAGCTTGAAGGCTACTTCCAGGACAAGGACGCATCCCCCATCCGCGTGTATCTCGCGGCGGGTGGCTGATCTGGCCCACGCCTGACCCTGGCTCTGGATGAGCCTAACGATAAAGACGAAGTCATTGAAGCCGCGGGTTTGACCTTCCTTGTTGACAAGGAATTACAGGAACAAACCGGCAAAATCAAAATCGATATGACCTACTACGGATTCGTGGTGGAGTCGGAAAACCCGATCGGTGGCGGCGAAGGTGCAAGTTGCAGCTGCTCATCCTCAGGTTCATGTGATTCAGCCGGTTCCGGCGGGTGTGGCTGCTAA